In the genome of Harpia harpyja isolate bHarHar1 chromosome 8, bHarHar1 primary haplotype, whole genome shotgun sequence, the window GGCTCGCCCCACCGCCCGCACCAGCACCGCCATGGGGGTGACCCGGTGGGCGGGCCGGTTCCCCCCCCCGGCTAccggggaaggggaagaaggaggaggaagaggaagaggagcggTTCCGTCCCGTCCGTGGCTCCGGCCCGGCTCCTTCCGGTCGCTGTGGCCGTCGGGAAAACGGAAGGAGGAGGGGGTGGCGTCACGCTAACGGTcggagaagggaagggggggggaaagggagccGGCGATTGGGCGAGGCGCTGGCGCGCGGCAGCGCTGCTGGGCGCTGATAggctggggaagagggggggcGGGCCGAGCGCGGCCCGCGCGCGGTGTTTTGAGTTACCggggccctgcctgaggaggagaaggaggccgCGGCCTGTGGGGTTATGGCGGGGGCTATGGCGGCGGCCTGGGAGTTccacctgcccctctcccccgccGACCTGCTGCGGGACGACGGCCCTGGGCGCTACGTGGTGCAGGAGGTGCTGCCCGCCCGCGAGCTGCCGCCCGCCCTCACGGGTAAggcccccccacacacatacacatatacaccCCTCACGGCCTGGCCCGGTTCTACCGCCGGCTCACGGCCGTGATCGCATCCCCCCGTCCCTCTCCGTGTTTCCCCGCAGCCTTCCGGACTGCCTTTCGGGCTCGGGGCGcgctggcagtgctgcagcattTCGACCCCCTCTACAGCTTGCTGCAGTGAGTACAGAGCGACGAGCGCGGAGGCCGGGGGTACCGGGAGGGGAGCGGGTGGAGGAGGGTTGTGGAGAGGCTGGCGCACCTGAGCGTTCACGCCTTTCCCTCGTGGTGTTTACTCTCTGCCCTCACACGCTCTGCTTGCCCTGCAGCCACTTCCAAGCTGTGGGGACTGATGCCAAGGAGGATGCCCTGGAGCTGATGATGCGCGGTGGGTATCTGCTGTTTTCAGCTGAGGTGGGAGTAATAGAGAGGTTGATCTCCTGTGGCAGCTCAGTGATGATATAAAGGCTAATGTGACTCGACCAGCTGGGTTGCACCCTCAGCCCATTCCAGTAATACGGGTCTGTAATCTTGGTGGACAACGCTGAGCTGTGCATGTTCGCTGTAAGGGCAGGCCGACAGAAAATCCCCTTCCCTGCGTCCCTGGAAAATACATCTTGGGATGCGTCAGCTCTGAGCAAGTGTTTCTATGAGCTGATGAGGGGCTGTGGGGATAGGATAGGGCAGCGCGTCCAAGGTTTGGGTTGCAGGGGGCAGCCCATGTTACAGCTGGTGAGATGTGAGCACACGTCTTTGGTAATCTGATGACTGCTCTAAGTCTCCAAAAGAGAGGATGGCTGAGGGGCCTGGCAAGGAGTGCTCATGACTTTCTGCCTCTCTTCAGTGGTGTCCCATCATTCCAATGAACTTCCTGCCATCTTGGGTGATTCTGGGCTAAGCCACGCAGACCGCACTGCTCACCTCAATGCTCTCAAGATGAACTGCTACTTGCTGACTGGCCTGGTGGATGCCTTTGAAATGGAAACCTGCAAAAGTGGTTTGTTGGAGGTGGGTCCTGGTGGGAAGGTAGGTGAGGGGACTGGGGGGAAGACGAGGTGATAAAAGTAGAAAACATGTAAGCTTGCTGATCTCTGTGGTTTCTATCAGATGTTATAGCTGGGTTTATTTAAACACGTTGCCAGCAGGAGCAGTGCATTAATGTGGAGTACTCGTATTTCTGTGAAACTGTAGACGGAAAACATCCAAAGAGACAATATTTGTCTAAATATCAGCGGGGCCTCAGATGCCCAGGCCTCTCTCTTTCACTCTTCAGTGTCTGGCTGGTACTTAGTGTGCTAGTATTTTCTCAAGAGTTCCTTTCTGTGCTCAAAGATGACAGCAACGGTTGTTTGATGTGGGCATATAAGCTCCTCATACATCTCACTGTATGTCTCTTAGTGTTGTAGATTTTGacagccattttcttttttgagggaAGCGGGGTGGTGATggtgttttttctgttgtcaAGCTGCTGATGTATCGCGTTGTGTAATCTTCTTTCTAGAACAAGAAGAGCCGTACCAAGACCTCTGgatccttgtgggaagaggagagggagccGCTCTTAAGGCTACtcatgcagctgctgcagctggatCTCCATAAGCTTTGGGGTGGTTCAGCGGTGGAAGAAGAGTTTGTCAGGTATGGGATGGAGTGGATGTAGAGGTGGGATGAGCGACAGTGGTTTTCTGGAGGGGAGGGTTAAATGTTAAATCTGCCAGTGAGGTGGTATTACAGCCCTCTGTGGGGTACAGATCTCTGAGAAACTGAGGAAACTGTCTTGAGGCAAAAGCAATGTGTTTATCCTTTCCTCGTGTAGACCTCTAACATTCAGATGTTGTTTGCTCAGGTTTTTAAGGATACTGGAGAATCTCTCTGGTTTGAGAGAAATGTGTTTGCCTAGTGCAGTGTGCTAGCATGATGTTGGTGCAAGTTGTGATAGTGAGGTTTACTGTCTCTCTTCTGTGGCTTTAGCTTAATGACAGGAAGCTGCTACCGTGTCCTGGAGAATTCAAGTATTGGTCTTCAGAAGTACCGGGCCACACGGGAGGCTGTGACACATCTGCTTGCCACAGCTCTGGTTCATTATGATCACATGTTCAGTGAGTTCCTGCTCTTCTGCCTTCTTCCTGAAGCCATTCCCAGTTACTTTCCCTgacctctttcttccttcttacatGAGAAAGGTGCCACTCTGAAGATCGCACAGATGCTGCAGCACTTTGAACACGTAGCCCCAGTGTTTGCACAGGCTGTGAGCCTCTGGGCTACAGAGTATGGTCTGAAAAGCCTGGTGGGTGAATTGCTAAGGTGAGAAACATACCCCGAGGCTTGTCCTTCTATCCCTAGCAACTTGAAGCGCCCTATTCCTTGTTTCATCTTTCTGTGCAGGGAAATTGGACAAAAATGTCCGCAGGATCTGACTCGCGATGCTTCTGGTGTCAAGGGTTATGCTACCTTTATAACTGAACTGGCTGAACAGATTCCAGCTCTGGTGCTATCCAACATGAGCGTTCTCCTGCGTCACTTGGATGGGGAGGTACATTTCTGCAATATTGCCTGTCTGGAGAAGTCAAGTGGTGGAGGTGCTGCTATCcagtttttctgtctgaaaacagAACCTCTTTCACAGAGAACAAGTAGCCAAAACCTGCCCTTTGGAATAGGTTTTGCCCTTACCTAAAAGatgcaaaggaaatggaaatcATGACATCTACTGTCTGGTTGTTACTCTCAGGTATCAGAGAATGGGAGACTGCTTACTGGTCTGAGATCCCAGCCACTGTCCCTTGTTCTTCAGTACTTAATGAGTTTGTCATTGTGTTACCTTTTTTTAAACTGCCCTTAAAAGCCATAAGTGTTTCTCGTATCAGTTCTTGGCTTCTGTGGACCTAGCTGGATAGCAGGGTTGGATTACACTGTCTTGCAGGCATACCTGTGCCCTCCCAAGGTTAATACAAACTCCATAATGGAGAAATTCACTTAAGGCTGGAGCCTGAGACTTAGAAAGCCCAAACTCTGGGCCATCCTTCCCCTTGGCATATCAAGTCATGTCTTTTTATCTGTTCCTGGTTCAACTACTCTTCTTTTTGCAGAGTTACATGATGCGAAATGCCATTCTGGTGGCTATGGCAGAAGCGCTGGTGCACGTGCTGAATGGTGACCAGCTGGAGGAAGCTGCCCGTGGTACTCGGGACCAGTTCCTGAATATGCTGCAGGCCCATGTCTGTGACATCAATGGCTTTGTGCGCAGCCGTGTGCTGCAGCTTTTCACTCGAATCGTTCAGTGCAAGGTAAGTCTGTGCTAGGGAAGTGGTGTTGCTTCAGTCATCCTTTCCGCTGTTGTGTTTTCTAAGGGAATTTCTGTCACCCTGCTCTTTGTTTGCAGAGTCTGAAGTTTAGTAGAGAAAGGTATTGTCCCCGTGTACTGTGGTGTCCGCAGTTCCTTTTTCCCAAGAGACCAAAGATCCTAAGGGCGAGGGAACTGGGGAACAgaaattaaatgctgtttttcattgCTGGGACAGACTAGAAGGAAGAGCACAGTATGCAAGCTCTTTTTGGACATTGGTATGGGAAAACATCACCCTTGCTAGATATACTAAAACTTGACTCACTGGGACCCTGGATAGCCTAACTGAAGTCCTTGCTTTCAACAGAGGTTGGACCAGAAGATATCCAGAGGTCCCTTCAGACCTAGACTTTTCTATAAATCTATAATCTATTCCTTTTAGTAAATTAATATGTCTGcagtaaaataacttttcctgAGTCTCTAGGCCTTCTTGCTAACTTTGTCTATGCTCTCATTGCGTGCTAGGCCCTGCCTTTGACTCAGTTTCAGTCTGTGGTATCGCTGGCTGTCGGGCGTCTCAGAGACAAATCTGTGGTAGTAGCTAAAAATGCGATCCAGCTCCTGGCTGCATTTTTATCCAACAATCCCTTCTCCAGCAAGGTAATTCCGACTAGTATGATGGCTATGTTAGATGTCTGTTTGCAGGCTGAATATCCGCAGCTTGCTATAGCCAGAGCAGCAGCCTTTCTGTGTCTTGTGGGAGGGACAACGTAGCCTTGGAATCTGCAGGTGGGAGCTTTCTGGCTTTCCCAGGTTCAGATCTTGCTTCCTCTGGCTCTTCCCTCGCTTGGTGTAATCAGTAGGTATGCTGAAGGCCAGGAGGGATGTGTTTGATTGTGGAAAAACCTGCAGCAGTTTGATTTGAATCCACTGTGGGGTTTCTTTCCTTAGGATCAGAATTAGTCTTTTAGAACATtctgcacagagctgcagctctTTGTGTTTAGCTGCACCTTCTCCTGAGCTCCTGAGCCTCAAACTGGCAATTTATAGTAGTTCCCATTCTAGGATGATGGCCAGAGTCCAGTTTCCAAAACCAGGGTTATGTGAGGGGGTTGACAACTTAAAGCGGGGagtggaagagaaaggagaattctagcatttcagaaaaaggaggataagtaacatatttcttctcttcctggCATCTTCAGCTAAGCTGTACTGACTTGGCTGAGCCACTGAAGAAAGAGGTGCAGAAGCTGCAAGAAATGAGAGACCGTGACAGATCCACAGCAGGTaatttcccttcttcctctttccccttcccaggGCATAtcagggttttgggttttttttcctcgtCTTAAATTTGCTCCCAGGTTGTAGTGGCTTTTGTCTCAGATCTTACTTGTGTGAGATGGTGAAGCCAGATAACTGGGATTAAACTCACAACAGTTTTTCATACAGTGGTGTTATAAAAGGATAGTTTCAATGTCCATGTATAGATCAACAATTAAATATCCTATTTTCAGGGTAAGAACTGAAAATACCTATGAATACCCTCCCAGGTTTCTATTTTCAACCATTCGAGGATTGCTTGAGCCATAATTTTGGTCAGATATTAATTTAAACTTGATTAGCTTTGGACTTGGTGCTGCCTACAAAACAATAAATATCAAATGATGGTTCTCTCTTAcctgttttgttgttggtggggtttttttaccctcagtggtttctttttttatgccaAAGAGTTCTTGCCTATTCTTGCTGCAGTCTGGGTGGGATCAGCAATGGGAATAGTGCCTGCctgcagggaataaaaaaaaaaaagtagaattccTAAGTTCCATATGAGTTTCTCTCCCCATTTAAGGTGTTATTTGAGTCTCTGTATTCTTCATTCccgctgctggttttttttagcaGCTCCAGTGATCACCCCAGAGGAAGAGTGGGAAGCAATGCTGCCAGAAGTTAGGGCTGCCACACAGCAGCTCTTTCAACCAcagcaggaaggggaagaggaggtgcTGGAAGTTGAGGAAACAGCGGAGAGTACATCAGAGCAAATCACTAGGCTGCTGAGGAAGCTGAATTACAAGTAAGAAGACTCTGTAGTTTGAAAGAGTGTTTATCCCAAGGGATGTGTTCGTCTCTTGTTCCCTGTTCAAGAAAGGTTTGAGCTCCAGGGTGGAGGGATGATTTCCAGTAAGATTTCTCTGGAGGAAGAGATTGACATGGGCACCCAGCACAAGATGCTGGCAGGAGCTGCTTTCCCAGGTGTTCAGGGCAAAGTTGGGTGGTTTCCCTTGTGTTCTGCCCTAACGGGTTGCTGACGTTCTTCTCGTGGGCAATGTCATTGTCCAGGAGTGCAGCCCACCTTACGCAGAAGGCCCTGTGTCGCTTCCAGGGGAAGGAGCCCTTCAGTGGCCCCACAGAGGAAAATGAGGAGGCAACAATCCTGGGTGTTTTGAAGAGACTTTACACAGGTAACTACTTCAGATCACTCTGTCTCTTCCCTAAGTCCAAGCTGATGCTGGAGCTAGACCAAAACCCTCTGGAATGCCCTGTCCGTCCTTCTGACCTGTGGGGCTCAGTCTGTGCATACTTGACAGCTCATAGAGCTGCACCATCTCTGAATCATTTGCTCCTCTAGTGGCCTGGCATTTTGGCTGGATCACATTAGTCCTGTTATTTCATTTCTGGTTGGAACAGTTCCATGTTCCCAGTAGAATTGCATTTCTGATGCTTTAACTTACGTAATATCTGCTGAGGGGAGGGAAGCTAGCGTTATCCACTCACACCCTTCTGTCCTGTCTGAATTTGTCAGGAGTTCTGCTTCCTGAACAGGTGGTGGCACATAATGCTTACCCTTAGCAACCTTGACCAAGTATCTGGTTCAAGCAAAGTCTTGCTTATCTGGGGCTCAAGCCTCTGGGTGTATTTCTTGTGCTTTATCTTTGGTGTTTGTTTCAGAATAAGGTTTCCTAGCCAATCCCCTTGAGCTCATTTCTATCAAAAGTCTACTATCTAAAAAATCTTCTTAACTTTGTCAACTCTTCACACTCGCACAAACTTTGCTAGGGAGTAGTAGTGTTTGCCTTCTCCTTACTCTGCCCTGATTCCCTTTCAGAGCCTCATCTGTCTTTGGGTAGCTGTCAAGTTCAAATTAACCCCTTCAGCATTTTAATGGAGTTTACCCCAACTGGACCATGCCTTTCTCCACCCCTGTATTAAGTTGGCATTTCTGTGGTGCATCACATTGTAGTACCGGAACTTGCTCTACAGCGTGCTGAGATTTTGTCTTTGTAGCTATGTCTGATGGCAGAATTTAGATTTTTGTCTCCTGGTTCTTGCAAGGTGTTGTCATGGGGTGGAGAGGGAAGGGTGAAAATGCCCTGAACCGTGCCTGCTTTTCTTGTACTTTCAGTACTGCTCACAAACAAGTGTTTGTGCTGTGCAGGTTCATGCCCAGGTGAGAACAGTGAGGATCCTCCACATGGCAACAGTAGTCGTAAGACCAAAGAAGTTGTACCAGAAGAGCAGTCTCAGACAGAGCTGGTCAAACAGGAGATGTTGGTGCAATACCTGCAAGATGCTTACAACTTCTCAGTGAAAATCACAGAAGCCCTGAGCCTGATCAGCAAGATGATGTACGAAAACTGTGTCTCAGGTGTGTGAAATAGCCATGGGGCCCTTTCTCCCCTGTTAAGTGTTTCCAGATCTTTCCCCTTGCTGGAGAGGAGACGTGGGAGTGGTGGAGCtccaggggaagggaaaaaggttggaggagctgctcttcactgagcagATGTTGGATGCACTTCCAGGCTATCGGAAAAGCAAGCACCGTCTAAATGGGTGTCGCAAAGGGGTTGTGTTGGGGCATGAATGGGCTTTTTAggaatcaatttttttaaatatcaaggttgataatgtttttaaaagccagGTGACCAAAATGACTTAATTTATGGaagctcctccacctcctgcgAGGGGGGATGTATGTTCATCTCGGCCGAGGTTCTCCCAAAGTAAGCGTGGCCAGTGAAGCTGGGTTCTCTTACCTGCTCAGTGCCCTGATGCAGCTTCAGGTGTTATGCTGGCCACAAGAGGGGAACTGAGCAGCTTGTTTCATCCACCTCACCTTTCCTTAAACTTTATTCTGTAGCTAAAAGTGATCCTGATCAACAGGTTCTACGGCCTGGTCCTCTTCAGTGCTGTAGTGAAAGGTGGTGATGAGTAAGCCTTTGAGTTAATTCAGCCATTCATATTTAATATTAGAACTACTGTAACCAGTTAGATTTTTTTGGAGGGCTTATCATGAATCAGCACCCCTGAGGGTGCTTGGGGCATAGAGGGGcacagctccctcctctcccatcctCCCTGGCACATCCACATGCCAACCACTTGCATGGTTCTGGGGTACAGATGGGTCTGGGCACTACAGCACCCCAGCTTCACGCAAACACTTCTGAGGCTTCATCTGTATTAAGGACTCATATGTTACCCATGATAAGCACGTGGGCTTCCCCAGCAAGATTTAGGTGTCATTAGCTgtttgcacacacaaaaatgaacTCCTGAGTTCAGTGTCTTTGCAGGTCATTTGAAGTTCAAGGCTGAGAGGGTGCCCCTCACCTGGTACTTAAACACCTGGGGTTTGGCTTACTTTTTTATGGCTGTGCAGATTTTACTAACTTTTCACCTCCCTGTTGTCCTGTGCTGTAGTTAAGGAAGGCAAGTTGGGTGTCTGGACAGCCAAGACATTTTGAGACATTATCTTCATTTGGAGACAATATGCTGCTGGGTAAGAGGGTGGTGGTAAGGGATGTGTGTGCTCAGatttagattttttaattaaagatttaagatttaaagattttgttttttctgttgcaaatatGTAACTTCTGGTGTGACTGGGCGCAGGGGAAGCATACCAGCTTGTCTGATAGGGGATCTTTATTCAGATTGTAAGTTGGAGCTTATACTGGTGTAAGCTCCCACTTAACCAGAGGTCAGACTCCATGAACTGTTCATTGTACAGTCCCTCTAATCATTCCTGTGGGTCTCTTGTGAATACTCTCCAACttaatgttttttcttgtcttaACGAGCAGAAGACTGGGCAGTATATTTCAGGAGTAGTCAAGCTGGAATCAGATACATTATTCCTTAGCCCATTTATACATCAAATAGCTTAGTTTCTCTGGTTACAGCATCTCACAGGGACTTGCATTCAGCTGCTCTTGTCTGCTGTGACCATgagatcttttttttccaaagctactGTTTCCCAGAAgagaattttgttctttctcaAACATGGTCTCTGTGCTCTTCTCCTAAATGTATCACATGACCAATATTACAGCTAAATCTAACCTGTGCCCATTTCCTCCAGGAGATCTATGTCTTTGTATTAGTGACCCCATCCTGCAGTATGCCTATGAATTTGTTTTAATGGCCTCTCTAATGGGGATTAGGAAAGAACTGCACTAACGCAACTGTTCTCTCTGCAGTGGTGCAGGAAGCCATTGAGTTCTTTGTGACAGTCTCGAAGTTTGGTGTGCCCCAGGCAGTGGTTGGAGTCCGCAGGATGCTCCCCCTCATATGGTCAAGAGAGGCTGGTATTAAGGAGGCCGTGCTGAATGCCTACAGGCGGCTCTATCTGAGCCCCAGCGGGGATTCGGAGAGGTATGGCTCTTCCTaatcagaaggtttttttctggtttgttttttttttctctttcccctgctactccacccctcccctccttcttttGGGGAGCTGTTGGGAATGGGTTATGgacacaaagagaaataaaagttgCCATGCTTCATGCTGAGCTGAAACATAAGGTTATATATCTGTATCCCAATCTTCCTGTGGGACCCGCTGCTGAGCTTCTGCTCTTGGTTTGTCATAGTGTTCACGTGTAGGAAATTCATGCAGCAGAACTCCATGTGAGACCTTATGGAAGGAGAAGCTgagaattattttaaactaaacTGTTATCAGGCACTCACGCTTAACACTCTCATCCATTTCACTCTCATACAAAGCACTGCACCAAGATACATGTGCCCAAATGATCTGGGCCGGGTCTCTATGTAATAGGGAACAAGGGGTGTTAGTTATGAATGTTCATCTTGTCAGCGGGGTTCTTGATTGGCAGCAACGAACTGATTTTTTGGATGGCTATTTCAGCCCCTTTGGGAGTCAGCTGTTGTTACAGACTCATCCCATATCTAAGAGTCTTGCATACTTCACCCTCTGTAGCAAAGTTGTTGCCTGGTGTCTGTTCCCCCATTTGGGGTTTCTTATGGCTGTAGTTGCTCACCCTGTTGGAATAAGAGGAATGGTATACAGTGAGGTCTAAAGTTGGAGCTATCTTTCTATTACCAGAGCTCAGGTTTTTTGCTGACACGTCATGCATGCTCTGGCCTTATCTGAGTAGAGAGGCATTCTGCTTCTGATGTACATAACACATTCCTCAGCGTTTACTGGTTTTCTTACTGTCAGTTCTGTCCTTGATTTTTCAATGTACACCGTTTCTTTATCCCTCACACTATACAAGGTTAGTTCTTATTATCGTTTGGGTGCTTTCACACACATTTCTATTTGTATTTCATTCAGACCGCTCTTAAATCTTTATGTAACAAATCTCTACGTGTGGCAGGTGAGAGGATGTTAATGGGGTCTTTGTTGCTGATCCTTAGTGAGGATTTGGGGGTGGGAGCTGGGTACCACTTGCGTTCTTGTTTCTTCCACGCTAGAGAGGAGCTGCTTCTCCTATCTACTGTGGcacttgctcttttcttcttagCACTTGCCCACATGTAAATCCTGTTGGATACACACACGCCGAGATAAGTGTGATTCCCTGGTGAGATGCACCATACCTCACCCTCATTTGCGCCATCAGGGCAATAAAAAGCACCCACTGCTTCATATTTCTTCTTGatagttgtcatggtttaaccccagccagcaactaaacaccatgcagctgctcactcactcgcCCCCcaatccagtgggatggggaagagaattggggggggggggaagtaaaattcgtgggttgagataatagaacagaaaagaagaaactaataatgttaataacaataataaaattacaataataataataaaaggattggaatatacaagtgatacacaatgcaattgctcaccacctgccaactgatgcccacttagtccccgagcagcgattccccccagccccactccccccagtttatatactagacatgacagacatcacatggtatggaatacccgtttggccagtttgggtcagctgtcctggctgtgtcccctcccaactccttgtgcccctccagccttcttgctggctgggcatgagaagctgaaaaatccttgactttagactaaacattacttagcaacaactgaaaacagcagtgtgttatcaacattcttctcataccgaactcaaaacacagcactataacagctactaggaagacaattaactctatcacagctgaaaccaggacaatagtcTTGCCTGGAGATGACTCTTCTGCAGTTTGAGCTCTGGCCTAATTTGTTCGTAGAGAGGTTTTCCATTTCTTATGCTCTAGGGAATAGTACTTTGACTTGTGGTTGAAAGCAAGCTGGGAAGTGTCTGGCAAGTGCCTCTTGTTGGGTCTTTGAGCaccaggaggagcagcagcgcACAAGGCAGTGGACTTCTGAGCCCATGTCACACTCACTGGCAGTTGAGCTGGGTGACTTGGAGAACTCCAGCTTGTGAAAGGGGAAGTTTTCCTGTCCCCAGGGATCAGCTCTGTTATCTAATAGATGTCCTCAGCTCTCTGAATAAGAGAGTAATTGTgacagttgctttttctttttctttacctttaaatttttttttattgttactttattttattttttccccccttcaaaGGGCCAGAGCCCAAGGCCTGgtgcattctctctctctcatcatGGTGGATGCATCGCTAGGAACGATACAGTGCTTAGAAGAAATAGTGAGTACTTGCCTTGCCTGGGTTTGGACTGTATTTGTGATCTTAGATGTCTGTTATATTAAAATGGTAGTCATTGCAGTTAATGTCTTTGCTGGTTTGAAGTCCATCCTCGTGCCTCTCCCTACTTgctttattccatttcttttccagatCTCGGAGTTTGTGcagaaagatgaaataaagcCTGCTGTGATCCAGCTGCTTTGGGAGCGAttcacagaaaaatctcagtgCTCATCACTAGAGCGAcgtgctgctgtgatgctgctgGGGATGATGGCACGGTGAGCCCAGGGCCTGGTCTAATCCTGTAAGTGGGAGGATGTGCAGGGAGTCGATTTTTATCGAAGAACTGTGGGTGCTGCATCAGCTGACCCTTTGTTCTGCAGCTTCAAAAATAGTAACCACGTCATGGGGTAACGAAGCCTGGAATTAAACATAGTTGTGCTGGGTCCCACCAGCATGGTCTCTGAATGAGTATGACGACATTACTTTCTTTGTGTTCTGAATGTCCATCCCTTCTCAGAGCTTACCATGTCACAGCTCTGCAGCTTTGTCTGTGTTTGGATAAGACCAGTGAGAAGCTGCTGAGTAGAGATGTCTGGAGCCTTTAGCATGAAGGGAAATGAACCTGCTTCCCTTTCCAGGGGCAAAAAGAGTGTGATTTCACTATAAGGTTTTCATTTCCTCGGTTTCCCAGCCCAGTAACCCTTTGGCATTTAGCTTACCTGCTGATTTCTTCTTGCTCTTCCTACTTCAGTCCTTCATCGGTCAAAAATAGGCCTGCATAATGATGATCTTAAAGTTCTTGGCTCTAGAGCTGGAGCCATTTCTGGAGCTTACAGCCAGTTCTGCAATTTGAGTATTAGATATTCCTTCCAAGGTATTTCTACCACCCCATCCCATGTGCTTGTGGCAGAATTGTAGGCATCGTCTCAAAATTAATACCCTTCCCTAAAATCATGGGAATTAAAGAAAACTGTAGGTTTCTAGGGTATCCTGTGAGATCCTGCCTTGAGTCCaggggtatgtgtgtgtgaaataagAACAGCATCGCCGCCTTCACAAATCTGCTAAGCGAGGTGATTTTGCTTTTGTCCTATAGATGCCCGTTATAAACTTCTTAGATTCTCTTCTTAAATACATTAGATTCTGTTCTTGCCTTCTTCACCCAGTTAATTCTATGTTCCTCAGATCAGGCCTGGACTGAGGAATATACAATTCTACCTGTCACAGGTAGAAAGtggggggtgggtttggggttttttttgttgtgttgttttctttcccacagtAGGGAAGGAAGTGGCACATGACACCAGTCCTGAGCTGCTGgactcttttctgttttgcaacatttttctttgtcttacCCTTTTAAGTTTTGGTCCTTCCTGATAAGAGAGAGGAGTCAAGAATCTTCTTTCTTTACAAAGAGACAGTGTGCTGAGCGGTGTTCACTTTGAAGAACCTCATCTCTTAGCCGAGTGTGGGTTATACTGACTTCTGTGGAATATTGCTTGCTGCTTTTATAGCTATATCTTGAATTTGCTGCTCTTATAGCTGTATCTTGAATCATTGGATGGATTTgggttttgtgtgggttttttttcccccctcttactCAAACCACTGCCTTCTGCAAGGTACAAGGAGTATTTCTCTTGGTTATCCACACTTCTGTAAACTTTCAGCAGCAACTCACATAATACCCCCATCCCTTCCATTCCACAGAGGGAAGCCAGAGATCATAGGTAGCAACCTGGACGTCTTGGTGACAGTAGGGCTGTCTGAGAAGGTATGCGAAGACTATCGCCTGGC includes:
- the NCAPD2 gene encoding condensin complex subunit 1 isoform X4, coding for MMRVVSHHSNELPAILGDSGLSHADRTAHLNALKMNCYLLTGLVDAFEMETCKSGLLENKKSRTKTSGSLWEEEREPLLRLLMQLLQLDLHKLWGGSAVEEEFVSLMTGSCYRVLENSSIGLQKYRATREAVTHLLATALVHYDHMFSATLKIAQMLQHFEHVAPVFAQAVSLWATEYGLKSLVGELLREIGQKCPQDLTRDASGVKGYATFITELAEQIPALVLSNMSVLLRHLDGESYMMRNAILVAMAEALVHVLNGDQLEEAARGTRDQFLNMLQAHVCDINGFVRSRVLQLFTRIVQCKALPLTQFQSVVSLAVGRLRDKSVVVAKNAIQLLAAFLSNNPFSSKLSCTDLAEPLKKEVQKLQEMRDRDRSTAAAPVITPEEEWEAMLPEVRAATQQLFQPQQEGEEEVLEVEETAESTSEQITRLLRKLNYKSAAHLTQKALCRFQGKEPFSGPTEENEEATILGVLKRLYTGSCPGENSEDPPHGNSSRKTKEVVPEEQSQTELVKQEMLVQYLQDAYNFSVKITEALSLISKMMYENCVSVVQEAIEFFVTVSKFGVPQAVVGVRRMLPLIWSREAGIKEAVLNAYRRLYLSPSGDSERARAQGLVHSLSLIMVDASLGTIQCLEEIISEFVQKDEIKPAVIQLLWERFTEKSQCSSLERRAAVMLLGMMARGKPEIIGSNLDVLVTVGLSEKVCEDYRLAQEVCNAIAKLAGKPKPALGNNNTPFRLPQNHMLFGCLSKTVSKGFDQPSGHWIPFMEAAVMLIYQLAEGAEEICAHILQVCSQQALEKLQEADGQKADPGVSPSRVSGGASSLPTFLLTHLVSLVGQVALQQVAHLEVSVSAELRRRRILREEEKTKKRSDSSMRQKRLRSTGNETTMEEELGLVGATADDTEAELIRNICEKELLDGKHLFSAFVPLVLKICNNPGLYSDSALSAAAALTLGKLCMISSEFCDSHLRLLFTMMEKSTLPGVRSNLIIAAGDLAIRFPNLVEPWTSHLYARLRDPCPSVRQTAGLVMTHLILKDMVKVKGQVSEMAALLIDPEEAIMGVAQNFFSELSNKGNAIYNLLPDIISRLSDPNCGVEEESFHIIMRHLFSYITKDKQTESLVEKLCQRFRTARTERQYRDLSHCLTLLPLSERGLHKLQDNFDCFADKLQDPAVYSCFQTVLVRFRRAGGKPENKTLAEELEQKLSASHNRGLDSAETCQEGSRTPVPEPAKQKPTGGSRRQPLSTANRDDDFVTPQPRTFRNQKRAQKRPPLKKAVITFSSDEENSSEDELSAELTEEETPTKTTPITRSSARRLR